From one Staphylococcus kloosii genomic stretch:
- the pdxT gene encoding pyridoxal 5'-phosphate synthase glutaminase subunit PdxT, which yields MKIGVLALQGAVREHIRHIELSGHEGVAIKRVEQLEDIDGLILPGGESTTLRRLMNLYGFKDALQQSSLPMFGTCAGLIVLAKDIVGEEGYLNKLDITVQRNSFGRQVDSFESELDIKGIAEDIEGVFIRAPHIESVRDNVDVLSTVGDKIVAVQEGKYLGVSFHPELTDDYRVTNYFIENIVRPAITEKV from the coding sequence ATGAAGATAGGTGTATTAGCGCTTCAAGGTGCAGTCAGAGAACATATTCGTCACATTGAATTAAGCGGACATGAAGGCGTAGCTATTAAACGTGTTGAGCAACTTGAAGATATTGATGGACTAATATTACCGGGTGGTGAATCAACTACATTACGTCGTTTGATGAACTTATATGGTTTTAAAGATGCGTTACAACAATCAAGTTTACCGATGTTTGGTACATGCGCAGGTTTAATTGTCTTGGCAAAAGATATCGTTGGAGAAGAAGGCTATTTGAATAAATTAGATATTACCGTACAACGTAATTCTTTTGGAAGACAAGTAGACAGTTTTGAATCCGAGTTAGACATTAAAGGTATAGCAGAAGATATTGAAGGTGTATTTATAAGAGCACCACATATTGAAAGTGTTCGCGATAATGTCGATGTATTAAGTACAGTAGGCGACAAAATTGTAGCTGTTCAAGAAGGTAAATATTTAGGAGTATCTTTCCATCCAGAATTAACAGATGACTATAGAGTAACGAACTATTTTATTGAAAATATTGTACGTCCAGCAATAACTGAAAAAGTTTAA
- a CDS encoding UvrB/UvrC motif-containing protein has product MLCENCHLNEAEVKLSVKGQDGIQEKWVCSTCAQGGNPWTQDKQIESHQDDIEGAFVVKQILQHLASKHGINFDEITFKEAKRCPTCQMTLRDIAHVGKFGCADCYDTFKEDIIDIVRRVQGGQFEHTGKTPHSSYKKLALKKQIEEKTNYLNHLIEEQEFEQAAVVRDEIKALKTDSEVSRDERKGN; this is encoded by the coding sequence GTGTTATGTGAAAATTGCCATTTAAATGAGGCAGAAGTAAAATTATCGGTTAAAGGCCAAGACGGTATACAAGAAAAGTGGGTATGTTCAACATGCGCACAAGGTGGTAACCCTTGGACTCAAGATAAGCAAATAGAAAGTCATCAAGACGATATCGAAGGCGCATTCGTTGTAAAACAAATTCTGCAACACCTTGCTTCCAAACATGGTATCAACTTTGATGAAATTACTTTTAAAGAAGCAAAACGATGTCCAACTTGCCAAATGACATTAAGAGATATAGCGCATGTAGGTAAGTTTGGTTGTGCCGATTGTTATGACACATTTAAAGAAGACATTATAGATATAGTTAGACGTGTCCAAGGTGGTCAATTTGAACATACCGGTAAAACACCACACTCGTCTTATAAAAAGTTAGCATTAAAAAAGCAAATTGAAGAAAAAACAAATTATTTAAATCATTTGATAGAAGAACAAGAATTTGAACAAGCTGCAGTAGTTAGGGATGAAATTAAAGCATTAAAGACAGATAGCGAGGTGTCACGTGATGAGCGAAAAGGAAATTAA
- a CDS encoding ATP-dependent Clp protease ATP-binding subunit, with the protein MLFGRLTERAQRVLAHAQEEAIRLNHSNIGTEHLLLGLMKEPEGIAAKVLESFDITEEKVIEEVEKLIGHGQEQMGALHYTPRAKKVIELSMDEARKLHHNFVGTEHILLGLIRENEGVAARVFANLDLNITKARAQVVKALGSPEMNNKNAQANKSNNTPTLDSLARDLTVIAKDGTLDPVIGRNSEITRVIEVLSRRTKNNPVLIGEPGVGKTAIAEGLAQAIVNNEVPETLKNKRVMSLDMGTVVAGTKYRGEFEERLKKVMEEIHQAGNVILFIDELHTLVGAGGAEGAIDASNILKPALARGELQCIGATTLDEYRKNIEKDAALERRFQPVQVDEPTVEDTVEILKGLRDRYEAHHRINISDEAVEAAVKLSNRYVSDRFLPDKAIDLIDEASSKVRLKSHTTPPNLKEIEQQIEQVKNEKDAAVHAQEFENAANLRDKQTKLEKQYEEANNNWKNTQNGESTSLSEEDIAEVIAGWTGIPLTRINETESQRLLNLEDSLHERVIGQKEAVNSISKAVRRARAGLKDPKRPIGSFIFLGPTGVGKTELARALAESMFGEEDAMIRVDMSEFMEKHAVSRLVGAPPGYVGHDDGGQLTEKVRRKPYSVILFDEIEKAHPDVFNILLQVLDDGHLTDTKGRRVDFRNTVIIMTSNVGAQELQDQRFAGFGGAAEGQAYETIRKTMLKELKNAFRPEFLNRVDDTIVFHKLDQDELKEIVTMMVNKLTDRLTEQDINIQVTEKAKEKIAEEGYDPEYGARPLIRAIQKTVEDNLSELILDGNKIEGKDVVIDHDGEEFKYDIKKRKKASKTKETTES; encoded by the coding sequence ATGTTATTTGGAAGACTTACAGAACGTGCGCAGCGCGTATTAGCACATGCACAAGAAGAAGCAATCCGTTTAAACCATTCTAATATCGGTACGGAGCATTTGCTTTTAGGTTTAATGAAAGAACCAGAAGGCATCGCAGCAAAAGTTTTAGAGTCATTCGATATTACTGAAGAGAAAGTAATCGAAGAAGTTGAAAAACTTATCGGTCATGGCCAAGAGCAAATGGGTGCATTGCACTACACACCTAGAGCGAAAAAAGTAATCGAATTATCTATGGATGAAGCAAGAAAACTACACCACAATTTTGTCGGTACAGAGCATATCTTATTAGGTTTAATTCGTGAAAATGAAGGCGTAGCTGCTCGCGTATTTGCCAACTTAGATTTAAATATTACCAAAGCGCGTGCTCAAGTTGTTAAAGCATTAGGTAGCCCTGAAATGAATAACAAAAATGCACAAGCAAATAAATCAAATAACACACCAACGCTAGATAGTTTAGCGCGTGATTTAACAGTTATCGCAAAAGACGGTACATTAGACCCTGTAATTGGCAGAAATAGTGAAATTACTCGTGTTATCGAAGTACTTAGCCGTCGTACTAAAAACAACCCAGTATTAATTGGTGAACCTGGTGTTGGTAAAACAGCGATTGCAGAAGGATTAGCACAAGCAATCGTTAATAATGAAGTCCCTGAAACGTTGAAAAACAAACGTGTTATGTCATTAGATATGGGTACAGTAGTCGCTGGTACGAAATATCGAGGCGAATTCGAAGAACGTTTGAAAAAAGTAATGGAAGAAATTCACCAAGCTGGTAACGTCATTCTATTTATTGACGAATTGCATACACTTGTAGGCGCTGGCGGTGCAGAAGGTGCAATCGATGCTTCTAATATCTTAAAACCAGCGTTAGCTCGTGGTGAATTACAATGTATTGGTGCGACAACATTAGATGAATACCGTAAAAACATCGAAAAAGATGCGGCACTTGAACGTCGTTTCCAACCAGTTCAAGTCGACGAACCAACTGTTGAAGATACAGTAGAAATATTAAAAGGTTTACGTGATCGTTATGAAGCACATCACCGTATCAACATTTCAGATGAAGCGGTAGAAGCAGCAGTAAAATTAAGTAACCGTTATGTTTCTGATCGTTTCTTACCAGACAAAGCGATTGATTTAATTGATGAAGCAAGTTCAAAAGTAAGACTCAAAAGTCATACTACGCCACCAAACTTAAAAGAAATCGAACAACAAATTGAGCAAGTTAAAAATGAAAAAGATGCTGCAGTACATGCACAAGAATTCGAAAATGCAGCTAACTTAAGAGATAAACAGACTAAGTTAGAAAAACAATACGAAGAAGCTAACAATAATTGGAAAAACACACAAAATGGTGAAAGTACATCATTATCAGAAGAAGACATCGCAGAAGTTATTGCTGGATGGACTGGCATTCCATTAACTCGTATTAATGAAACAGAATCTCAACGTCTATTAAACTTAGAAGATTCTCTTCACGAAAGAGTTATTGGTCAAAAAGAAGCTGTTAATTCAATTAGTAAAGCTGTTAGACGTGCACGTGCCGGATTAAAAGATCCTAAACGTCCAATCGGTAGCTTTATCTTCTTAGGACCAACTGGTGTTGGTAAAACAGAATTAGCGCGTGCATTAGCTGAATCAATGTTCGGCGAAGAAGATGCGATGATTCGTGTAGACATGAGTGAATTCATGGAAAAACACGCTGTGAGTCGTTTAGTCGGAGCTCCTCCAGGCTATGTAGGTCACGATGACGGTGGTCAATTAACTGAAAAAGTTAGACGTAAACCATATTCAGTTATCCTATTTGATGAAATCGAAAAAGCACACCCTGATGTATTTAACATCTTGTTACAAGTACTTGATGATGGACATCTTACAGATACAAAAGGTCGTCGTGTAGACTTCAGAAATACAGTAATCATTATGACTTCTAACGTCGGTGCACAAGAATTACAAGACCAACGTTTTGCTGGTTTCGGTGGTGCAGCAGAAGGCCAAGCATACGAAACTATTCGTAAAACAATGTTAAAAGAACTTAAAAATGCGTTCCGCCCAGAATTCTTGAACCGTGTAGATGATACAATCGTCTTCCACAAATTAGACCAAGACGAATTGAAAGAAATTGTTACAATGATGGTTAATAAATTAACTGATCGCTTAACAGAACAAGATATTAATATCCAAGTTACTGAAAAAGCGAAAGAAAAAATTGCCGAAGAAGGATATGATCCTGAATACGGTGCAAGACCATTAATTAGAGCAATTCAAAAAACTGTCGAAGATAATTTAAGTGAATTAATCTTAGACGGAAACAAAATTGAAGGTAAAGATGTTGTTATTGATCATGATGGTGAAGAATTTAAATACGACATCAAAAAACGTAAAAAAGCTAGCAAAACTAAAGAAACAACAGAGTCATAA
- a CDS encoding CtsR family transcriptional regulator, producing the protein MHNMSDIIEQYIKKLFEDTDEDAVEIQRAHVAQRFDCVPSQLNYVIKTRFTNKHGYEIESKRGGGGYIRITKIENKDETGYINHLLQIIGPSISQQQAYYIIDGLLEKSYITEREAKMINAVIDRETLKMDIVARDIIRANILKRLLPIINYY; encoded by the coding sequence ATGCATAATATGTCAGACATCATAGAACAATACATTAAAAAGTTATTTGAAGACACCGATGAAGACGCTGTTGAAATACAACGTGCACATGTTGCACAACGCTTCGACTGTGTTCCTTCACAATTAAACTATGTGATTAAAACACGTTTTACTAATAAACATGGTTATGAAATAGAAAGTAAAAGAGGTGGCGGAGGATATATCCGAATCACTAAAATTGAAAATAAAGATGAAACTGGTTATATTAATCACTTACTTCAAATTATTGGTCCTTCTATTTCACAACAACAAGCGTACTATATTATAGATGGTTTATTAGAAAAGTCCTATATTACAGAAAGAGAAGCAAAAATGATTAATGCAGTCATTGATAGAGAAACTTTAAAAATGGATATTGTAGCTAGAGATATTATTCGAGCTAACATTTTAAAACGTTTACTACCAATAATTAATTACTATTAA
- a CDS encoding PIN/TRAM domain-containing protein, whose translation MNMVKFIVILCYIILGASLGVYFIPAITTDAGLGDIALLTNSYFTGLIGIILFFLIFGWFINKITLGMKELERTFMRQSAVEILFATIGLIIGLLISVMISFIFQIIGNNVLNHFVPIIITIVLGYLGFQFGLKKRDEMLLFLPENMARSMSINARNAVPKIIDTSAIIDGRIVDIIKCGFIDGEILIPQGVINELQIVADANDSVKREKGQRGLDILNELYDTDHPTRIIHPTKTHSDIDAMLIKLAQHYRAHVITTDFNLNKVCHVQGIQALNVNDLSEAIKPNVHQGDRFSLLLTKMGKESGQAVGYLDDGTMVVVDNAKKHIGEHIDLEVISLLQTSSGRIIFAKKLDTV comes from the coding sequence GTGAATATGGTAAAATTCATTGTAATCTTGTGCTATATCATATTAGGTGCAAGTTTAGGTGTATATTTTATTCCGGCCATCACTACTGATGCTGGTTTAGGAGATATAGCATTATTAACAAATAGCTATTTTACTGGTCTCATTGGTATTATTTTGTTCTTTTTAATTTTTGGGTGGTTTATTAATAAAATCACTTTAGGAATGAAAGAATTAGAGCGAACTTTTATGCGTCAAAGCGCGGTGGAAATATTATTTGCGACGATTGGACTTATTATCGGTCTGTTAATTTCAGTAATGATATCATTTATTTTTCAAATTATCGGGAATAATGTCTTAAATCATTTTGTGCCAATTATTATTACTATTGTTTTAGGCTATTTAGGTTTCCAATTCGGATTAAAAAAACGTGATGAAATGTTGCTGTTTTTACCTGAAAATATGGCGCGTTCAATGTCGATTAATGCAAGAAATGCGGTGCCTAAAATTATTGATACAAGTGCGATTATAGATGGGCGAATTGTAGATATAATTAAATGTGGTTTTATAGATGGTGAAATTTTAATTCCACAAGGCGTTATTAATGAACTTCAAATTGTAGCCGATGCGAATGATAGCGTTAAACGTGAAAAAGGACAACGCGGTTTGGATATTTTAAATGAACTGTATGATACAGATCATCCGACAAGAATTATTCATCCTACAAAAACACATAGTGATATTGACGCGATGTTAATCAAATTAGCACAACATTATAGAGCCCATGTGATAACAACAGATTTTAATTTAAACAAAGTCTGTCATGTGCAAGGTATACAAGCATTAAACGTTAATGATTTATCTGAAGCAATCAAGCCAAATGTACATCAAGGCGATCGCTTTAGCCTATTGTTAACTAAAATGGGTAAAGAATCTGGCCAAGCGGTAGGTTACTTAGATGATGGAACAATGGTCGTTGTGGATAATGCTAAAAAGCATATTGGCGAACATATTGATTTAGAAGTTATTAGCTTATTACAAACATCATCAGGTAGAATTATTTTTGCGAAGAAATTAGATACAGTTTAA
- a CDS encoding protein arginine kinase codes for MSEKEINSHISEWMRDEAEQPVVMSSRIRLARNLDNHVHPLMYPSEKEGERVINEVQDALPELTLQRLDTMDQQSKYKLVAKHLISPELIKQPAAAVLLNEDESLSLMVNEEDHLRIQAMGNDLSLHTLFEKASEVDDQIDQELDISFDESLGYLTTCPTNIGTGLRASVMLHLPGLSIMKRMNRIAQTINRFGFTIRGIYGEGSQVYGHIYQISNQLTLGKTELEIIDSLAEVVQQIINEELQIREQLNRHNHVETLDRVYRALGVLKYSRLISMEEASFRLSEVKLGIDLGYIELEDFKFNELMIAIQSAFLLDSEDDKSVNEKRSDILRKHIK; via the coding sequence ATGAGCGAAAAGGAAATTAATTCACATATTAGTGAATGGATGCGCGACGAAGCAGAACAACCCGTAGTAATGTCCTCAAGAATTAGACTCGCGCGTAACTTAGACAATCATGTACACCCACTCATGTATCCTTCTGAAAAAGAAGGCGAAAGAGTCATCAATGAAGTTCAAGATGCGCTTCCCGAGTTAACATTGCAAAGACTAGATACTATGGATCAGCAAAGCAAATACAAACTCGTTGCGAAACATCTTATAAGCCCTGAATTAATCAAACAACCTGCGGCAGCGGTACTGTTAAATGAAGACGAATCATTAAGTTTAATGGTTAACGAAGAAGATCATTTGCGCATTCAAGCAATGGGGAATGATTTATCGTTGCATACGTTATTTGAAAAGGCTTCTGAAGTAGATGACCAAATAGATCAAGAATTAGACATTAGTTTTGATGAAAGTTTAGGTTATTTAACAACTTGTCCAACTAATATTGGTACAGGTTTAAGAGCAAGTGTAATGCTCCATTTACCCGGACTGTCAATCATGAAACGAATGAACCGTATTGCTCAAACGATAAATCGTTTTGGATTTACGATTAGAGGTATATACGGTGAAGGTTCACAAGTTTATGGTCATATTTATCAAATTTCTAATCAATTAACTTTAGGTAAAACAGAATTAGAAATTATAGATAGCTTAGCAGAAGTAGTGCAACAAATTATTAACGAAGAATTACAAATTCGTGAACAACTCAATCGCCATAATCATGTTGAAACGTTAGATAGAGTTTATCGTGCATTAGGCGTTTTGAAATATAGTAGACTGATTTCAATGGAAGAAGCATCTTTCAGATTGAGTGAAGTGAAATTAGGTATCGATTTAGGTTATATTGAACTAGAAGACTTTAAGTTTAATGAATTAATGATAGCTATTCAATCTGCGTTTTTATTAGATAGTGAAGACGATAAATCAGTAAATGAAAAACGATCAGATATATTGAGAAAGCATATAAAATAG
- the pdxS gene encoding pyridoxal 5'-phosphate synthase lyase subunit PdxS — translation MSKITGSERVKRGMAEMQKGGVIMDVVNAEQAKIAEDAGAVAVMALERVPSDIRAAGGVARMANPKIVEEVMNAVSIPVMAKARIGHITEARVLESMGVDYIDESEVLTPADEEYHLLKDQFTVPFVCGCRNLGEAARRIGEGSAMLRTKGEPGTGNIVEAVRHIRQVNSEVSRLTVMNDDEIMTEAKNIGAPYEVLKSIKDNGRLPVVNFAAGGVATPADAALMMELGADGVFVGSGIFKSEDPEKFAKAIVQATTHYQDYELIGRLSKELGTAMKGLDVNQLSLEERMQERGW, via the coding sequence ATGTCTAAAATTACCGGATCAGAAAGAGTCAAAAGAGGAATGGCTGAAATGCAAAAAGGCGGCGTTATCATGGACGTTGTTAATGCAGAACAAGCAAAAATCGCTGAGGATGCAGGTGCCGTTGCAGTAATGGCATTAGAACGTGTTCCATCTGATATAAGAGCAGCTGGCGGCGTAGCAAGAATGGCTAATCCTAAAATCGTTGAAGAAGTAATGAATGCAGTTTCTATACCTGTAATGGCAAAAGCACGTATCGGTCATATTACAGAAGCACGTGTATTAGAATCAATGGGGGTAGATTATATAGATGAATCAGAAGTTTTAACTCCAGCTGATGAAGAATATCACTTATTAAAAGATCAATTCACAGTACCATTCGTATGTGGTTGTAGAAATTTAGGAGAAGCAGCACGTCGTATTGGTGAAGGTTCTGCAATGTTAAGAACAAAAGGGGAACCAGGAACAGGTAATATCGTTGAAGCTGTTAGACATATTCGCCAAGTTAATTCAGAAGTAAGTCGTTTAACTGTAATGAATGATGATGAAATTATGACTGAAGCTAAAAATATTGGTGCACCATATGAAGTGTTAAAATCAATTAAAGATAATGGTCGTTTACCAGTAGTTAACTTTGCTGCAGGTGGCGTAGCAACACCAGCAGATGCTGCATTAATGATGGAATTAGGTGCAGATGGTGTGTTTGTTGGTTCAGGTATCTTTAAATCAGAAGACCCTGAAAAATTCGCTAAAGCAATTGTACAAGCTACAACACATTACCAAGATTATGAATTAATCGGTCGTTTATCTAAAGAATTAGGTACTGCTATGAAAGGCTTAGATGTTAACCAACTTTCTTTAGAAGAACGTATGCAAGAGCGTGGTTGGTAA
- the radA gene encoding DNA repair protein RadA: MAKKKVIYECMACGYQSPKWMGKCPNCGAWNQMEESIAQKESSPKHGVRSKATSSKVQKLNEVRHETTPRIKSKSDEFNRVLGGGVVSGSLVLIGGDPGIGKSTLLLQICAALSQDYNILYITGEESLNQTKLRAERLEEDSSQLNVFAETDLEIIHETVKQIQPDMIVVDSIQTIFHPEISSAPGSVSQVRESTQSLMNIAKQMNIATFIVGHVTKEGQIAGPRLLEHMVDTVLYFEGDEHHAYRILRAVKNRFGSTNEMGIFEMKQSGLKGVKNPSEMFLEERSTNVPGSTIVSTMEGTRPLLIEVQALVTPTTFNNPRRMATGIDHNRLSLLMAVLEKKENYLLQQQDAYIKVAGGVRLTEPAVDLGIIIATASSFKDKAVDGLDCFIGEVGLTGEVRRVSRIEQRVQEAAKLGFKKVIIPETNIGGWTFPDNIKVVGVKSVHEALKHALKN; encoded by the coding sequence TTGGCCAAAAAGAAAGTAATATATGAATGTATGGCATGTGGCTATCAATCTCCGAAATGGATGGGAAAATGTCCGAACTGCGGTGCATGGAATCAAATGGAAGAGAGTATAGCACAGAAAGAAAGCAGTCCGAAGCATGGTGTGCGAAGCAAGGCAACATCATCTAAAGTGCAAAAGTTAAATGAGGTTCGCCATGAAACGACACCTAGAATTAAAAGTAAATCAGATGAATTTAATAGAGTGCTCGGTGGCGGTGTGGTTAGTGGCTCATTAGTATTGATTGGTGGGGACCCAGGTATAGGGAAATCCACTTTATTATTACAAATCTGTGCTGCCTTATCTCAAGACTATAATATTTTATACATAACAGGTGAAGAATCTCTAAATCAAACGAAGTTAAGAGCCGAACGATTAGAGGAGGATTCTAGTCAGTTAAATGTATTTGCAGAAACAGATTTAGAAATTATTCATGAAACGGTAAAACAAATCCAACCAGATATGATTGTTGTGGACTCGATTCAAACAATATTTCATCCGGAAATCAGTTCTGCGCCGGGTTCAGTGTCTCAAGTTAGAGAAAGTACCCAAAGTCTTATGAATATTGCTAAACAAATGAATATTGCTACATTTATCGTTGGCCATGTGACGAAGGAAGGGCAAATTGCCGGCCCACGTTTACTTGAACATATGGTTGATACGGTATTATATTTTGAAGGCGATGAACACCATGCTTATCGTATTTTAAGAGCCGTGAAAAACCGTTTTGGTTCTACGAACGAAATGGGTATTTTTGAAATGAAACAGAGCGGGTTGAAAGGTGTCAAAAATCCTTCTGAAATGTTTTTAGAAGAACGTTCGACAAATGTACCCGGTTCTACGATTGTATCAACTATGGAAGGGACTAGACCTTTATTGATAGAAGTACAAGCTTTAGTCACTCCAACTACTTTTAACAATCCTAGACGAATGGCTACAGGTATCGATCATAATCGCTTAAGTTTATTGATGGCTGTATTAGAGAAAAAAGAAAACTATTTATTACAGCAACAAGACGCATATATTAAAGTTGCTGGTGGGGTGCGTTTAACAGAGCCTGCAGTTGACCTAGGTATTATAATAGCTACAGCATCAAGTTTTAAAGATAAAGCTGTAGATGGGTTGGACTGTTTTATAGGCGAGGTTGGACTAACTGGTGAAGTGCGACGCGTTTCTAGAATAGAACAACGCGTACAAGAAGCGGCTAAACTAGGATTTAAAAAAGTTATTATACCCGAAACGAATATCGGTGGTTGGACATTCCCAGATAACATAAAAGTGGTAGGCGTAAAAAGTGTCCACGAAGCTTTAAAACATGCTTTAAAAAACTAA
- a CDS encoding NupC/NupG family nucleoside CNT transporter, with protein MHIIIGLIGIVVFLALAVLFSSDRKNIRWKYVGLLLLIQLVFAFILLKTKFGITFIGGISDGFNYLLAKAAEGVNFVFGGFEFVDPKNPPFFFNVLLPIVFISALIGILQYTKILPLIINVLGFLISKINGMGRLESYNAVAAAILGQSEVFISLKKELAYIPKQRLYTLTASAMSTVSASIIGAYFTLIEPKYVVTAVVLNLFGGFIIASIINPYRVDEKEDKLIVQESETHKQSFFEVLGEYILDGFKVAVIVGAMLIGYIAIIALLNGVVSAIFTGVSGGHIHWDFQTLIGFVFAPFAFLAGVPWGDAVQSGSVMATKLLSNEFVAMQSLGKATGMSEHAKGIVSVFVVSFANFSSIGIISGAIKSLNNEKGDMVARFGLKLLFGATLVSFISAAIAGFFI; from the coding sequence ATGCACATTATCATTGGCTTGATTGGGATTGTAGTATTTTTGGCACTGGCTGTACTATTTAGCTCAGATAGAAAAAATATTCGTTGGAAATATGTCGGCTTACTATTACTTATACAATTAGTTTTTGCATTTATTTTGTTAAAAACAAAATTCGGTATAACTTTTATTGGCGGTATATCTGACGGCTTCAATTATTTATTAGCAAAAGCAGCTGAAGGTGTTAATTTCGTCTTTGGTGGATTTGAATTTGTAGATCCTAAAAACCCACCATTCTTCTTCAATGTATTATTACCAATTGTCTTTATTTCTGCTCTGATTGGTATTTTACAATATACGAAAATTTTACCTTTAATCATTAACGTTTTAGGATTCTTAATTTCTAAAATCAATGGAATGGGACGTTTAGAATCATATAATGCTGTTGCCGCAGCAATTCTCGGACAATCAGAAGTATTTATTTCATTAAAAAAAGAATTGGCATACATACCTAAACAACGTTTATATACACTAACTGCTTCTGCGATGTCTACGGTTTCCGCTTCAATTATTGGTGCTTATTTTACATTAATTGAACCAAAATATGTTGTTACAGCAGTAGTATTAAACTTATTTGGCGGTTTCATTATTGCTTCAATTATTAACCCTTATCGTGTTGATGAAAAAGAAGACAAATTAATCGTTCAAGAAAGTGAAACACATAAGCAATCATTCTTCGAAGTTTTAGGAGAATATATTTTAGATGGTTTTAAAGTAGCAGTTATCGTTGGCGCAATGTTAATTGGTTATATTGCCATTATTGCATTACTTAACGGTGTCGTTAGTGCAATTTTCACTGGCGTGTCTGGTGGTCACATTCACTGGGATTTCCAAACTTTAATTGGTTTTGTATTTGCACCATTTGCCTTTTTAGCCGGAGTACCATGGGGAGATGCAGTTCAATCTGGGTCAGTTATGGCGACAAAACTGTTATCAAATGAGTTCGTTGCAATGCAAAGCTTAGGGAAAGCAACTGGCATGAGCGAACACGCTAAAGGTATCGTTTCAGTATTCGTAGTTTCATTTGCAAACTTCAGTTCTATCGGTATCATTTCTGGTGCTATTAAATCGTTAAACAACGAAAAAGGTGACATGGTTGCTCGTTTCGGTCTTAAATTACTATTCGGTGCAACACTAGTGTCATTTATTTCAGCAGCAATTGCTGGCTTCTTTATCTAA